In one window of Nothobranchius furzeri strain GRZ-AD chromosome 11, NfurGRZ-RIMD1, whole genome shotgun sequence DNA:
- the LOC139061670 gene encoding zinc finger MYM-type protein 1-like, translating into MLSGAAKRKKKKREEEQKKKQRGALKKFLSGCSGSRPTAVNPLESAEPEAGPEETRPEDEVEDAAGNATEDVVAPSTSTQSQKELEGQQPARSEPNIQQEPPDPERVLRRRTYPSDPAKWCEIDDRMREYFALNHPSQNIGDFSASQRKYGDVNRCLTKEHFFRKKLNGETLSRKWLVYSPSTGTVFCFCCKLFSVRDNQFVTGYNDWKNCANRLHEHENSMDHRTAVLSLSSLGNKNARIDSNIVQQQESERAYWLNILKRIVATIQFLSSRGLPFRGDDELIGSPHNGNFLGCLELISRFDPLLSEHLARYGNKGRGHTSYLSSTVCDEFIQLMAKKVLRAIVKEGKDGKYFSIIVDSTPDITHVDQLTLIIRYVLKKSGEPVERFLEFIPLHGHTAEHMEETLKFELNELDIDLMDCRGQSYDNASNMAGKYSGLQARIKNKNPNADFIMFCTFS; encoded by the coding sequence ATGCTTTCAGGTGCAgcaaaacgtaaaaagaaaaaaagagaagaggaacaaaagaagaaacagcggggggctttaaagaagtttctgtcgggctgctcgggcagccgtccgacagctgtgaaccctctggagtcagcagagccagaggccgggccggaggagacacggcccgaagacgaggtggaagatgcggcgggaaaTGCGACGGAAGACGTTGTTGCGCCATCaacatcaacgcagtcgcagaaagAACTGGAaggacagcagccagccagaagtgagcccaacatACAGCAGGAGCCTCcagacccagaaagggtattaaGAAGAAGaacctacccatctgatcctgcaaaatgGTGCGAaattgatgacaggatgcgtgagtactttgcccTAAACCATCCCTCCCAAAATATTGGAgatttctctgcatcacagaggaaatacgGAGACGTAAACCGATGCTTAactaaggaacatttctttagaaaaAAGCTAAATGGAGAAACGCTGTCAAGAAAATGGTTAGTGTACTCACCGTCTACTGGAACTGTATTCTGTTTCTGCTGCAAGTTGTTCAGTGTAAGAGACAATCAATTTGTCACTGGATATAATGACTGGAAAAACTGTGCTAATCGCTTgcatgaacatgagaatagtatgGATCATCGTACTGCTGTGCTGAGTCTATCATCACTTGGAAATAAAAATGCACGCATAGATTCAAACATAGTACAGCAACAGGAGTCTGAGAGAGCATACTGGCTCAACATTTTGAAACGTATAGTGGCAACTATTCAGTTTCTTTCTTCAAGAGGACTGCCGTTCCGTGGAGATGATGAGTTAATAGGATCACCCCACAATGGGAACTTTTTGGGATGCTTGGAGTTAATTAGTCGCTTTGATCCGCTTCTGTCAGAGCATCTAGCCAGATATGGAAACAAGGGCAGGGGACATACCAGTTACCTGTCCTCTACAGTTTGTGATGAGTTTATTCAGCTGATGGCTAAGAAAGTTCTGCGTGCCATTGTAAAAGAAGGTAAAGATGGCAAGTATTTCTCCATCATTGTGGACTCAACACCTGACATCACACATGTTGATCAGCTTACTCTGATAATTCGATATGTCCTGAAGAAAAGTGGTGAGCCTGTTGAGAGATTTTTGGAGTTCATACCTCTACATGGTCATACTGCAGAACACATGGAGGAAACACTCAAATTTGAATTAAATGAACTGGACATTGATTTGATGGACTGTCGTGGGCAGAGCTACGACAATGCGAGTAACATGGCAGGGAAATATTCTGGTCTCCaagcaagaataaaaaataaaaatcctaaTGCTGACTTCATCATGTTCTGCACATTCTCTTAA